A region from the Nocardioides exalbidus genome encodes:
- a CDS encoding helix-turn-helix transcriptional regulator, whose amino-acid sequence MTQSADTAPDQVARLLALVPYLLARGEVRLDDAATHFGTDADQIERDLRLLFMTGLSPGLPGDLIEVDLEALEGDRIIRVDNADYLARPVRFSPAEATALVVALRTMVEAAPTEARDVIERTLAKLEEAAGQDGEGLLRLHVTPTPLEASAVRPTLEAAIEHGHQVEITYHVPSRDQASQRVVDPRGLARVEEVLYLDAWCHTAQGDRAFRVDRILSATELDTPVLDPGARARDLTGGWFTDAETTTVTLRLAPPARWVVEYYPVTAQRPGPDDTVDVDLEVASEQWVQSLLLRLAPHATLLAPAAYAQAFTEAAQSTLSLYQADGVDS is encoded by the coding sequence ATGACCCAGTCCGCCGACACCGCTCCCGACCAGGTCGCCCGCCTGCTCGCGCTCGTCCCCTACCTCCTGGCCCGTGGCGAGGTGCGGCTCGACGACGCCGCCACCCACTTCGGCACCGACGCCGACCAGATCGAGCGCGACCTGCGCCTGCTGTTCATGACCGGTCTCTCGCCGGGGCTGCCCGGTGACCTGATCGAGGTCGACCTGGAGGCCCTCGAGGGCGACCGGATCATCCGCGTCGACAACGCCGACTACCTCGCCCGGCCGGTGCGGTTCTCGCCCGCCGAGGCCACCGCCCTCGTGGTCGCGCTGCGCACGATGGTGGAGGCCGCGCCCACCGAGGCCCGCGACGTCATCGAGCGCACGCTGGCCAAGCTCGAGGAGGCTGCGGGACAGGACGGCGAGGGCCTGCTGCGCCTCCACGTCACGCCGACGCCGCTCGAGGCCAGTGCGGTGCGACCGACCCTCGAAGCGGCGATCGAGCACGGCCACCAGGTCGAGATCACCTACCACGTGCCCTCGCGCGACCAGGCGTCCCAGCGGGTCGTCGACCCGCGCGGGCTGGCCCGGGTCGAGGAGGTGCTCTACCTCGACGCGTGGTGCCACACCGCCCAGGGCGACCGCGCCTTCCGCGTCGACCGGATCCTGTCCGCGACCGAGCTCGACACGCCCGTGCTCGACCCGGGTGCGCGGGCCCGCGACCTGACCGGTGGCTGGTTCACCGACGCCGAGACGACCACGGTCACGCTGCGCCTCGCGCCGCCGGCGCGCTGGGTGGTCGAGTACTACCCGGTCACCGCCCAGCGACCGGGGCCCGACGACACGGTCGACGTCGACCTCGAGGTGGCCAGCGAGCAGTGGGTGCAGTCGCTCCTGCTGCGGCTCGCCCCGCACGCCACGCTGCTGGCGCCGGCGGCGTACGCCCAGGCATTCACAGAGGCGGCACAGTCAACCCTCAGCCTCTATCAGGCCGACGGCGTAGACTCCTAG
- the tatA gene encoding twin-arginine translocase TatA/TatE family subunit has product MINPMIGMPQGAEWLVILVIVVLVFGAAKLPDLARSSGQALRIFKDETKNLRDGDDDDTKTAEQREIETRNEVRSETPGETSGEVLRERRDDTTA; this is encoded by the coding sequence ATGATCAACCCGATGATCGGCATGCCGCAGGGTGCAGAGTGGCTGGTGATCCTGGTGATCGTCGTGCTCGTGTTCGGTGCCGCCAAGCTGCCCGACCTCGCCCGCAGCTCGGGCCAGGCGCTCCGCATCTTCAAGGACGAGACCAAGAACCTCCGCGACGGTGACGACGACGACACCAAGACCGCGGAGCAGCGCGAGATCGAGACGCGCAACGAGGTCCGGTCCGAGACGCCCGGCGAGACCTCCGGAGAGGTCCTCCGCGAGCGGCGCGACGACACCACCGCCTGA
- the tatC gene encoding twin-arginine translocase subunit TatC, translated as MRLGALVGLFQGGPRHDVGPDGRMALSDHFREFRARLLRCLLAFVVAFAVALYFRHFLLEGVFGPYEDAQAKLADGTTEATTSGAAAGLMLWLKLAGFAAVVVTAPYWLYQIWAFVLPGLYAQERKMTQIFVAVAGPLFLVGVALGYFTLPVALEVLIGFNPEGVTNLIDFNDYLQFFTRTLLVFGLSFNIPVFVVLLNFAGVVKGRQLAAYRPWIVIGTFIFAAAATPSTDPFSMCLMAVPMMVLFFASEVIARLNDRRRAREHARKLAANGL; from the coding sequence GTGAGGCTCGGAGCCCTCGTCGGCCTGTTCCAGGGCGGGCCGCGCCACGACGTCGGCCCGGACGGCCGGATGGCCCTGTCCGACCACTTCCGCGAGTTCCGCGCGCGCCTGCTGAGGTGCCTGCTGGCGTTCGTGGTCGCGTTCGCCGTCGCCCTCTACTTCCGCCACTTCCTCCTCGAGGGGGTCTTCGGCCCCTACGAGGACGCCCAGGCCAAGCTCGCCGACGGGACCACGGAGGCCACGACCAGCGGCGCCGCCGCCGGCCTGATGCTGTGGCTCAAGCTGGCCGGGTTCGCCGCCGTCGTGGTCACCGCGCCCTACTGGCTCTACCAGATCTGGGCCTTCGTGCTCCCCGGGCTCTACGCCCAGGAGCGCAAGATGACGCAGATCTTCGTGGCGGTCGCCGGTCCGCTGTTCCTCGTCGGTGTCGCCCTCGGCTACTTCACGCTGCCCGTCGCGCTCGAGGTGCTGATCGGGTTCAACCCCGAGGGCGTCACCAACCTCATCGACTTCAACGACTACCTGCAGTTCTTCACGCGGACCCTCCTGGTGTTCGGGCTGTCGTTCAACATCCCGGTCTTCGTGGTCCTGCTCAACTTCGCCGGGGTGGTCAAGGGGCGCCAGCTCGCGGCCTACCGCCCCTGGATCGTCATCGGCACGTTCATCTTCGCAGCGGCAGCCACCCCGTCGACCGACCCGTTCTCGATGTGCCTGATGGCCGTCCCGATGATGGTGCTGTTCTTCGCCTCCGAGGTCATCGCGCGGCTCAACGACCGGCGCCGGGCGCGCGAGCACGCCCGCAAGCTCGCCGCCAACGGCCTCTGA
- a CDS encoding diacylglycerol kinase, which translates to MHDPVGPEHAEQAVRGREIALLTNPTSGRGRGARHRDAALARLRESGFVVRNLQGRDADEAADLARGCVADGVEALVVCGGDGLVHLGVQAVAGTGVPLGLIPAGTGNDVARYLGLPRTDPVAAADRVIASQRRTIDLARSGGRYFVTVLAAGFDAIVNERANTMTWPRGQMRYNLATLAELRTFRPIPYVLQLDDGSGPETVQHEAMLVAVGNGPSFGGGLRITEGALLDDGLLDVVVITRMSKPKLVRSYPRLFTGRIDGVEEYVHRRVRSVTVAAPGIVSYADGERFGPLPLTVECVPGALEVIA; encoded by the coding sequence ATGCACGACCCGGTGGGGCCCGAGCACGCCGAGCAGGCGGTGCGTGGGCGCGAGATCGCCCTGCTGACCAACCCCACGTCCGGCCGGGGGCGGGGCGCCCGCCACCGTGACGCGGCCCTGGCCCGGCTGCGCGAGAGCGGCTTCGTGGTGCGCAACCTGCAGGGCCGCGACGCCGACGAGGCGGCCGACCTTGCCCGTGGCTGCGTGGCCGACGGTGTCGAGGCGCTCGTCGTCTGCGGCGGGGACGGGCTCGTGCACCTCGGCGTGCAGGCGGTCGCCGGCACCGGCGTACCCCTCGGGCTGATCCCGGCAGGCACCGGCAACGACGTGGCCCGGTACCTCGGGCTGCCGCGCACCGACCCGGTTGCCGCCGCCGACCGCGTCATCGCGTCGCAGCGGCGCACGATCGACCTCGCCCGCAGCGGCGGGCGCTACTTCGTGACCGTGCTGGCAGCCGGGTTCGACGCGATCGTCAACGAGCGTGCCAACACGATGACCTGGCCGCGCGGGCAGATGCGCTACAACCTCGCCACGTTGGCCGAGCTGCGGACCTTCCGGCCCATCCCCTACGTGCTCCAGCTCGACGACGGCTCGGGCCCGGAGACCGTCCAGCACGAGGCGATGCTGGTGGCGGTCGGCAACGGCCCGTCCTTCGGCGGTGGACTGCGCATCACCGAGGGCGCCTTGCTCGACGATGGTTTGCTCGACGTCGTGGTGATCACGCGGATGAGCAAGCCCAAGCTGGTGCGGTCCTACCCGCGCCTCTTCACCGGCAGGATCGACGGCGTCGAGGAATACGTCCACCGGAGGGTGCGTTCGGTGACCGTGGCGGCACCCGGCATCGTGTCGTACGCCGACGGCGAGCGCTTCGGCCCGCTGCCGTTGACCGTGGAGTGCGTCCCGGGTGCCCTGGAGGTGATCGCGTGA